One region of Choristoneura fumiferana chromosome 3, NRCan_CFum_1, whole genome shotgun sequence genomic DNA includes:
- the Hs2st gene encoding heparan sulfate 2-O-sulfotransferase, producing MLNVHKLWLISCLCVIAIIILYFQTEIARLEDSYRKLEYKFAQSHVDSRQFFPRNVGNNAEDLVVIYNRVPKTGSTSFVGVAYDLCKKNHFKVLHINITANMHVMSLSNQYKFAQNVTKWQEMKPALYHGHMAFLNFDQLGTASKPLFINIIRRPLDRLVSYYYFLRNGDNFRPHLVRKKHGDKMTFDECVERGQPDCDPNNMWLQVPFFCGHAAQCWKPGNRWALEQAKHNIVNHYLLVGVTEEMLDFITMLEATLPRLFKGATEHYLNSNKSHLRQTSSKIEPTKKTIDAIQKSIVWKMENELYEFALEHFKFVKRKILLRETNSVDQIYFYEKIRPK from the exons ATGCTGAACGTGCACAAATTATGGTTGATATCGTGTCTCTGTGTTATtgccattataattttatatttccagACAGAAATAGCCCGTTTAGAAGACAGTTATCGCAAGCTGG AATACAAGTTCGCTCAGTCGCACGTCGATTCTCGTCAATTTTTCCCCAGAAATGTTGGGAATAATGCCGAGGACTTGGTGGTTATATACAATAGGGTGCCGAAGACTGGTTCTACGAGTTTTGTGGGTGTAGCTTACGATTTGTGTAAGAAAAACCACTTCAAAGTGCTCCACATAAACATTACCGCGAACATGCATGTAATGTCTTTAAGCAACCAGTACAAGTTTGCCCAGAACGTTACAAAGTGGCAGGAGATGAAGCCAGCTCTGTACCATGGGCACATGGCATTCCTAAACTTCGATCA GTTAGGAACAGCATCTAAGCCGTTGTTCATTAACATAATAAGGCGCCCGTTGGACAGGCTCGTCTCGTACTACTACTTTCTGCGCAACGGTGACAACTTCAGGCCACACCTCGTCAGAAAGAAGCATggtgacaaaatg ACTTTCGACGAGTGTGTGGAGCGCGGGCAGCCGGATTGCGACCCTAATAATATGTGGCTGCAAGTGCCATTTTTCTGCGGCCACGCGGCGCAGTGCTG GAAACCAGGCAACCGCTGGGCTTTAGAGCAGGCCAAGCACAACATAGTAAATCACTACCTCCTAGTAGGTGTCACTGAAGAAATGCTGGACTTCATCACCATGCTAGAGGCTACCCTACCCCGTCTCTTCAAGGGAGCAACAGAACACTATCTCAATAGCAACAAATCACATTTAAGACAAACGAGTTCCAAAATAGAACCAACTAAAAAGACAATAGACGCAATTCAGAAGTCTATTGTTTGGAAAATGGAGAACGAACTTTATGAATTCGCCCTAGAACATTTCAAATTTGTTAAAAGGAAAATACTGTTGCGAGAGACTAATAGCGTCGATCAAATTTATTTCTATGAGAAAATACGGCCAAAGTGA